The following are from one region of the Coffea eugenioides isolate CCC68of chromosome 2, Ceug_1.0, whole genome shotgun sequence genome:
- the LOC113762710 gene encoding gibberellin 20-oxidase-like protein, which produces MPASQTSVELPVLDISQPLSPSSLSSISVACKEWGFFQLSNHGICPDFLKRLQFLCNHIFMLPSDDKLKAGPSSETKTYTPHFIASPFYESLRVSGPDFFASAQSSSEALLNHPNPEFSDVLQEYGSKMTDLSRRVIEIVLECLGAAADLGRKLSSEFDNCQGYFRINNYSSSREAEAESMQLDEVEGLGMHTDMSCITIVYQDEIGGLQVRSKDGKWMDINPSNGNLVVNIGDLMQAWSNGKLRSSEHRVVLRRCANRFSTAFFWCFEDEKVIFAPHEVVGEETSRLYKPFVCADYLKFRENSEKGKFEKVGYTVQHFAGIKT; this is translated from the exons ATGCCTGCGTCCCAAACTTCGGTAGAACTTCCTGTTTTGGATATTTCGCAGCCCTTAAGCCCATCATCTCTCTCCTCAATCTCTGTCGCCTGTAAAGAATGGGGTTTCTTTCAACTTAGCAACCATGGGATTTGCCCTGACTTCCTCAAGAGGTTGCAGTTCCTTTGCAATCATATTTTCATGCTGCCTTCTGATGATAAACTTAAAGCTGGTCCTTCCTCGGAAACAAAAACGTATACTCCTCACTTCATTGCCTCCCCTTTTTATGAGTCCCTCCGGGTTTCTGGTCCTGACTTCTTTGCCTCTGCGCAGAGTTCTTCAGAAGCTCTCCTGAATCATCCCAATCCAGAATTCAG TGATGTTCTGCAAGAATATGGGAGCAAGATGACTGACTTATCCAGAAGGGTAATTGAGATCGTCCTGGAGTGTTTGGGAGCTGCTGCTGATTTAGGGAGGAAGCTATCATCTGAGTTCGACAATTGTCAAGGTTACTTCAGAATAAATAATTACTCATCATCCAGGGAGGCCGAGGCCGAGAGCATGCAATTAGACGAGGTTGAAGGGCTAGGAATGCACACCGACATGAGTTGCATAACCATCGTTTATCAGGATGAGATTGGAGGCCTTCAAGTGAGGTCTAAGGATGGGAAATGGATGGACATAAACCCGAGCAATGGCAACCTTGTGGTGAATATCGGTGACTTAATGCAAGCTTGGAGCAATGGCAAGTTGAGGTCATCCGAGCACAGAGTTGTTCTAAGACGATGTGCAAATCGATTTTCCACTGCTTTCTTCTGGTGTTTTGAAGATGAAAAGGTGATATTTGCACCTCATGAAGTCGTTGGTGAGGAAACTTCAAGGCTCTATAAACCTTTTGTCTGTGCAGATTATCTAAAATTTAGGGAGAACAGTGAAAAGGGCAAGTTTGAGAAAGTCGGATACACTGTACAGCATTTTGCTGGGATTAAGACATGA
- the LOC113762015 gene encoding probable prolyl 4-hydroxylase 12 isoform X2 → MLRSPSFMGTYSSIFLVLLLSWCPFAAEARKELRTKEVQRQQISQIDLPGRLGVIYPTRVTQVAWRPRVFMYRSFVSEEECDHLISWVQGKKSNSVVDGDLKETDNLPSKSIMPLSIEDQVVARIEERISAWTFIPKENGRPLQVLHFDSEEPKQNHDYFGKEYKVLPNEPLMATVVLYLSNASQGGHILFPESENEILSDCTMSNMALKPTKGNAVVFFSVHLNGSADNSSRHARCPILDGDMWCATKFFHLRAIRGKKEPLHLDDTDCMDEDENCPHWAATGECERNPVFMVGSPDYYGACRKSCNVCSLLD, encoded by the exons ATGCTTCGATCCCCGTCATTCATGGGGACTTATTCGTCAATTTTCCTCGTTCTCCTCCTTTCGTGGTGCCCTTTTGCAGCAGAAGC TCGGAAGGAATTGAGGACCAAGGAGGTGCAGCGACAACAAATTAGCCAAATTGACCTTCCAGGACGGCTTGGTGTTATTTATCCAACACGAGTTACTCAAGTAGCCTGGCGACCAAG GGTCTTTATGTATAGAAGCTTTGTATCAGAGGAGGAGTGTGACCATCTGATTTCTTGG gtgcaaggaaagaaaagtaaTTCTGTCGTTGATGGTGATTTGAAGGAGACAGATAATCTTCCTTCCAAATCAATCATGCCATTAAGTATTGAG GATCAAGTTGTTGCAAGAATTGAGGAAAGAATTTCAGCTTGGACTTTTATTCCCAAAG AAAATGGCAGGCCTTTACAGGTTTTGCATTTTGACAGTGAAGAACCTAAACAGAATCATGATTACTTTGGTAAGGAATATAAGGTGCTACCCAATGAACCTTTGATGGCAACAGTTGTTTTGTATCTCTCAAATGCCTCTCAGGGTGGCCATATTCTCTTTCCCGAGTCAGAA AATGAGATCTTGTCGGACTGTACAATGAGTAATATGGCTTTGAAACCAACAAAAGGAAATGCAGTTGTTTTCTTCAGTGTACATCTCAATGGGTCAGCTGACAACAGCAGTCGGCATGCCAGATGCCCCATTCTTGACGGAGACATGTGGTGCGCAACCAAATTCTTCCATCTGAGAGCCATAAGAGGGAAGAAGGAACCTCTACATTTAGATGACACTGATTGTATGGATGAAGATGAAAATTGTCCTCATTGGGCTGCCACTGGGGAGTGTGAAAGGAATCCAGTGTTCATGGTTGGGTCTCCTGATTACTATGGAGCATGCAGGAAGAGCTGTAATGTCTGCTCATTGTTGGACTAA
- the LOC113762015 gene encoding probable prolyl 4-hydroxylase 12 isoform X1, with protein sequence MLRSPSFMGTYSSIFLVLLLSWCPFAAEASRKELRTKEVQRQQISQIDLPGRLGVIYPTRVTQVAWRPRVFMYRSFVSEEECDHLISWVQGKKSNSVVDGDLKETDNLPSKSIMPLSIEDQVVARIEERISAWTFIPKENGRPLQVLHFDSEEPKQNHDYFGKEYKVLPNEPLMATVVLYLSNASQGGHILFPESENEILSDCTMSNMALKPTKGNAVVFFSVHLNGSADNSSRHARCPILDGDMWCATKFFHLRAIRGKKEPLHLDDTDCMDEDENCPHWAATGECERNPVFMVGSPDYYGACRKSCNVCSLLD encoded by the exons ATGCTTCGATCCCCGTCATTCATGGGGACTTATTCGTCAATTTTCCTCGTTCTCCTCCTTTCGTGGTGCCCTTTTGCAGCAGAAGC TAGTCGGAAGGAATTGAGGACCAAGGAGGTGCAGCGACAACAAATTAGCCAAATTGACCTTCCAGGACGGCTTGGTGTTATTTATCCAACACGAGTTACTCAAGTAGCCTGGCGACCAAG GGTCTTTATGTATAGAAGCTTTGTATCAGAGGAGGAGTGTGACCATCTGATTTCTTGG gtgcaaggaaagaaaagtaaTTCTGTCGTTGATGGTGATTTGAAGGAGACAGATAATCTTCCTTCCAAATCAATCATGCCATTAAGTATTGAG GATCAAGTTGTTGCAAGAATTGAGGAAAGAATTTCAGCTTGGACTTTTATTCCCAAAG AAAATGGCAGGCCTTTACAGGTTTTGCATTTTGACAGTGAAGAACCTAAACAGAATCATGATTACTTTGGTAAGGAATATAAGGTGCTACCCAATGAACCTTTGATGGCAACAGTTGTTTTGTATCTCTCAAATGCCTCTCAGGGTGGCCATATTCTCTTTCCCGAGTCAGAA AATGAGATCTTGTCGGACTGTACAATGAGTAATATGGCTTTGAAACCAACAAAAGGAAATGCAGTTGTTTTCTTCAGTGTACATCTCAATGGGTCAGCTGACAACAGCAGTCGGCATGCCAGATGCCCCATTCTTGACGGAGACATGTGGTGCGCAACCAAATTCTTCCATCTGAGAGCCATAAGAGGGAAGAAGGAACCTCTACATTTAGATGACACTGATTGTATGGATGAAGATGAAAATTGTCCTCATTGGGCTGCCACTGGGGAGTGTGAAAGGAATCCAGTGTTCATGGTTGGGTCTCCTGATTACTATGGAGCATGCAGGAAGAGCTGTAATGTCTGCTCATTGTTGGACTAA
- the LOC113762015 gene encoding probable prolyl 4-hydroxylase 12 isoform X4 — protein MKTTYRVIFLHNELMIRSRKELRTKEVQRQQISQIDLPGRLGVIYPTRVTQVAWRPRVFMYRSFVSEEECDHLISWVQGKKSNSVVDGDLKETDNLPSKSIMPLSIEDQVVARIEERISAWTFIPKENGRPLQVLHFDSEEPKQNHDYFGKEYKVLPNEPLMATVVLYLSNASQGGHILFPESENEILSDCTMSNMALKPTKGNAVVFFSVHLNGSADNSSRHARCPILDGDMWCATKFFHLRAIRGKKEPLHLDDTDCMDEDENCPHWAATGECERNPVFMVGSPDYYGACRKSCNVCSLLD, from the exons ATGAAAACTACTTATCGTGTCATTTTTCTGCATAATGAACTTATGATACG TAGTCGGAAGGAATTGAGGACCAAGGAGGTGCAGCGACAACAAATTAGCCAAATTGACCTTCCAGGACGGCTTGGTGTTATTTATCCAACACGAGTTACTCAAGTAGCCTGGCGACCAAG GGTCTTTATGTATAGAAGCTTTGTATCAGAGGAGGAGTGTGACCATCTGATTTCTTGG gtgcaaggaaagaaaagtaaTTCTGTCGTTGATGGTGATTTGAAGGAGACAGATAATCTTCCTTCCAAATCAATCATGCCATTAAGTATTGAG GATCAAGTTGTTGCAAGAATTGAGGAAAGAATTTCAGCTTGGACTTTTATTCCCAAAG AAAATGGCAGGCCTTTACAGGTTTTGCATTTTGACAGTGAAGAACCTAAACAGAATCATGATTACTTTGGTAAGGAATATAAGGTGCTACCCAATGAACCTTTGATGGCAACAGTTGTTTTGTATCTCTCAAATGCCTCTCAGGGTGGCCATATTCTCTTTCCCGAGTCAGAA AATGAGATCTTGTCGGACTGTACAATGAGTAATATGGCTTTGAAACCAACAAAAGGAAATGCAGTTGTTTTCTTCAGTGTACATCTCAATGGGTCAGCTGACAACAGCAGTCGGCATGCCAGATGCCCCATTCTTGACGGAGACATGTGGTGCGCAACCAAATTCTTCCATCTGAGAGCCATAAGAGGGAAGAAGGAACCTCTACATTTAGATGACACTGATTGTATGGATGAAGATGAAAATTGTCCTCATTGGGCTGCCACTGGGGAGTGTGAAAGGAATCCAGTGTTCATGGTTGGGTCTCCTGATTACTATGGAGCATGCAGGAAGAGCTGTAATGTCTGCTCATTGTTGGACTAA
- the LOC113762015 gene encoding probable prolyl 4-hydroxylase 12 isoform X3 has protein sequence MLSFGQKTCTRKEKMYQKSSRKELRTKEVQRQQISQIDLPGRLGVIYPTRVTQVAWRPRVFMYRSFVSEEECDHLISWVQGKKSNSVVDGDLKETDNLPSKSIMPLSIEDQVVARIEERISAWTFIPKENGRPLQVLHFDSEEPKQNHDYFGKEYKVLPNEPLMATVVLYLSNASQGGHILFPESENEILSDCTMSNMALKPTKGNAVVFFSVHLNGSADNSSRHARCPILDGDMWCATKFFHLRAIRGKKEPLHLDDTDCMDEDENCPHWAATGECERNPVFMVGSPDYYGACRKSCNVCSLLD, from the exons ATGTTATCCTTCGGGCAAAAAACTTGTACACGAAAGGAAAAAATGTATCAAAAGAG TAGTCGGAAGGAATTGAGGACCAAGGAGGTGCAGCGACAACAAATTAGCCAAATTGACCTTCCAGGACGGCTTGGTGTTATTTATCCAACACGAGTTACTCAAGTAGCCTGGCGACCAAG GGTCTTTATGTATAGAAGCTTTGTATCAGAGGAGGAGTGTGACCATCTGATTTCTTGG gtgcaaggaaagaaaagtaaTTCTGTCGTTGATGGTGATTTGAAGGAGACAGATAATCTTCCTTCCAAATCAATCATGCCATTAAGTATTGAG GATCAAGTTGTTGCAAGAATTGAGGAAAGAATTTCAGCTTGGACTTTTATTCCCAAAG AAAATGGCAGGCCTTTACAGGTTTTGCATTTTGACAGTGAAGAACCTAAACAGAATCATGATTACTTTGGTAAGGAATATAAGGTGCTACCCAATGAACCTTTGATGGCAACAGTTGTTTTGTATCTCTCAAATGCCTCTCAGGGTGGCCATATTCTCTTTCCCGAGTCAGAA AATGAGATCTTGTCGGACTGTACAATGAGTAATATGGCTTTGAAACCAACAAAAGGAAATGCAGTTGTTTTCTTCAGTGTACATCTCAATGGGTCAGCTGACAACAGCAGTCGGCATGCCAGATGCCCCATTCTTGACGGAGACATGTGGTGCGCAACCAAATTCTTCCATCTGAGAGCCATAAGAGGGAAGAAGGAACCTCTACATTTAGATGACACTGATTGTATGGATGAAGATGAAAATTGTCCTCATTGGGCTGCCACTGGGGAGTGTGAAAGGAATCCAGTGTTCATGGTTGGGTCTCCTGATTACTATGGAGCATGCAGGAAGAGCTGTAATGTCTGCTCATTGTTGGACTAA